CTCTGCCTCCACTCTAAGCCTCTTTAAAACACCAAAAGACGCAAGAGGCGAGCCTGCTTTGTGCAGATTAGAACGAGGGGTTACCTGCGTGCAGTGAGTTTTCTACAAAGCAGTGAACAGAAGCAGTCCTTCTGGCCTGATGCTGCCCGTTGTTTCATGTTAAATGGAGTTAACGAGAATTCAGTAAGTTTACAAAAGGGCTGAGAACATTAGTAGCGTTTACCGTATCGGTATCTGGCACTGTAGGCTATTCAGATACCCCGTTCTGCACCTGAGCAGTCAGAGTCAAAAGCGCAAGACAATCACAAACGTGTAAAAGTCACCAGCCAGGCCTGGGCAACAAGCTGCTGAGAGGAAAAGACTCCCCCTTGCATGGATAAATCTTACTCTTTGAAGTCCGTCTATTGCTGTACcagcacctttttttcctctactaGTAGTACGTACTAGTAATGTCTACTACACGTTTCCCTAATGCTGTTCCCCTGGTTGGTTTGCGCATTgtggctgtgtccctgcagcacaAATAGAAGGCAATTCCACAAACTTCCACAGCCCAGCCTCTTGGAAAGTATTAAAACGCTTCCTTAGTCCAAGGAAAGGTTTAGGCGATCCTGTTGGTATCTCCGGAGGCAGGGGAGACGCAAGTTGGGCAGTGAGGAGTTACTTTAAACtttggcaaagaaaaaagagataTACAGATAGCTAGCTATCAAGTTCTTGTGTGTTCCAAACTCTTCCAAGCGCACTTAATTAATCTTTTGCTCTTGCTTTGAGTTCCTGGAGGAGGTATTTTCACACTTGCTTTTGCTGGTTTGCAGTATTCTTTTGGCGTCTTATATGACAAATGAAGACTTGTGTCTGAAGTCACCCTGCAATGAAACAGTTCTGGATGTAGGGAGGATCTAGCGGCTTTccgggcagctctgctgctgtccccagctgcgATCTGCCCGTGAAAAGGCAGATCCAATCTGTAGAACTACTGGCATTCTGTGTAGGTAGCATCCCCCCTCCAGCTGGTCAGGAGAAGGAGGCACCGGCCGCACTGGCCAggtgctcctgctcctcctgtcCTCCGCACATACCAAGGCACGGCAGGGGACTTTCTCATTCCCTCTTCCATGTCTCTGCTAACAGGgagaggctttttttctgatcttaAGCCTAGTGATCTATTCAAATCCCAAAACGCAAATTCTCTTATAAAAGCATCATGGCCTGCCCACTTAATCCAATGAAACTCATCCTAAGGGGGTCAAGCCAGAAGATAACTGAGACAGAGCTGCGTTTGATAGCTCTTGGCATCGGTCGCTTAAGGCAACTTAAACTGTTCATCATTTCTAGGGAAATGACTCAGCCTTCACCCTTCTGTTTTATCTCTGTTCTGTCTCCTTGGTTCTGAGCGGTGCCCTAAAAAAGCCAGCAGTCCTCTGCCcaccctcttcctctcctcGGCAGAGAGATGTTACATGCAAATCATTACCTCGTCATCTGTCCGGATATAGTTAACGCCATCAGGTTTTGCCGGAGTCTTGTagctgaaataaaggaaaagatctCATTTCTGGGATGAGAAGATTGCAGGATTTTGGAGGGGAGGTGCtgagaaagatgaaaatgaggaggaggaacagCTGAATGAAAAGACAGCACAGAGAAACCCAGCTCGTTGCTGAAATGATCAATCTGTGCTTATTCCATCATCCGTCATGACCAGGATTTTTTCTAAATTCCCCTTCAGCACAGGGTAAAAAGATTGCTGTACGCTTCCACGAGGCCAGCTCTGCAAAGAGATTAACTGATTCTTTTCTGggctctcctgctctgctccctgtgcGCTACCTCTCCAGGTGCCTCCTGCATTGTTTTCTGTGGCAATTACAAAGTTCATTTTAAACCTGCACTGCCAGATGCCTTCAGCGTTTTCCTTAGTTATAAGGAAGCACCACTTGTTTGCAATCTCATAGGAATTCAGAATTTATATACGACTGTCAAGTTCAGTGTATGCCAACCCTCAGCTGCATTTAAATAGGATATTTGgagctttttctgaaaagcaaaccaaaaaagacaGGACTTCTGCTGAAAATCAACATTTAACATGGAACACATCCATCTGATGAGAATCTTGGTTTTACATATATTACCTCCTCTATGGATTCTGTAAGGACATCAAGGCTTGTTCCTGATGctaatgctgtttttcttaacattttaatgTGCATTCTAAAATGGTTGGATTTATTCCCAAATTTAGGTTCTCACAACTAGTGAGATTTCCTGTAGAGAGCCTACTTTTCTGCATATATTTTCTGTGCATAATCTGCTGCTTTGAACTACTTCTGCAGTGAGCTCTGTTCATTACGCTGTAGACCTCGTTATGCCAACAGCACATAACCTATTGGACAAACACTGCCTATAtatgcctataggcatttaatTGTGCTCGTGCTGCCTTCTGGTGCAAAGTATGAGGGTGTTAGAGCACAGCTTTCACTCCTCTTGCCTGGTCTTGGCAGCAAACACAAGAGGAACCATACCAAAATTCTCCCTTATGCAAATAAACTTTGGGCATGGTGCAGGGTTTACGGTGGGGAACCAGATACTTCAAGAACTGGGTTGGCCTGTCGTCCTTAGTAGGGAACTAGGAAGAAATATGCCAGTCAGgcactgaaatgcattttagcCGCCAATTTCTGCCATTCTTCAGGGTACTTCATGCTGGCGGTGGGCGCGGGGTGTCAGACCACTCTGAAGCCCAGCTTACCTTTCCGCGCTCTCTTTGCTGTTGGCAAAGTAACCCCGTCGGTAGGCGCAGCAGATACCGAGAGTGATGAGCACCAAAACTGCTACAACCACCAGGACTCCACCAATTATCCCACCGATATTCAGGTCATCTGGCAAAGAGAGAAGCCATCATCCAGTATTTCTTTAAGACAGTAGCGATATTCTAGCTTTACACACACTAAAATGACAtctctcaaatattttaaacaaacctCAGTAATTCTTAGGGAATAAGTGAGTCCCTGATTCCCAGACTAAAACTGTTCATGAATCTGACAGTGTTTTAATGTTTccctgaaattttaattttggtttttttcttcctgtgtctgGGGCCATGAGAAAGCAGTAAAGATTTAATGCTCTAGGATGTCCCCCTTCTTTCCCTATGGTGACAACAATTTATTTATGGTGAACTGTTAATCGGCATGGATGAAAAACAGGTGCAGCCACTCACAGACTTCCATCTCCTGCTCCTCACACTTGGCAAAGCCAGCATCGTTTGTGGCTATGCAGGAATAACGGCCTGTGTCGCCTTTGTGCACAGCATGGAAAACCTGGTgaggagaaaagggagggagcaggacaTGAGAAACAGAGGGCACTGTATAAGCACATGTAAACAACTCTTCCAGGCTTCACAGTGTCTGGCTGTGAGAcatcttccctccctctttctaAAAAGGCAAGTGGTGTCGGCAGTGACCAAGTCCAAACAGCTAGAATCTTCTCCCATCATTGATCTTCCCCTTCCCAACTCGCCCAGCTCCTAGAACACCTAACCTTCTTCAAATTATTCCTTCCTTGAAAGCCATGCAATggctattttcttttacaagcaACCTTAAAAATAACCCgtccagcaaaacaaaacaagtctTGAACACGTCTGTATGGGCATTACCAGAGTGCCTGTGGTGGGATTCAAGGTGTAGGAGGAGTTCTGGAATTTGGCATTCGATTTTGTGTCTGGTGATAAAGGTTCACTGTTGCGGTACCAGCTGTAAGTGGACTTTGGGTAACCTTCGTTCTCGTGGCAGTGGAGAGAGGCTGTCTTCCCAACAGGGACAGCTTTAGGCACGGTGCATCTGGGAGTCATAGGTTTCACTGCGGGAAAAACGTAAACTACGTGAAAGGCCCTGCTGAGTAGAAGTAAATCATTTCTGACATACTTTCTACGATGACTGTGCTACAACAGTATCAAAACTTTCCGCTGTTTCCAACTGGTTTTAAACAGGTTCTAGAGTGCCACTATTTCAACGCTGGAGAGAGACACAGCCTCTCCTGTTAGTTAGCAGTGCTTGTGGAGTATCTGGGTTTTAAAGTAATACCTTGGACTGTGAGCTGGATATTTATCTCATCTATGGTTTTAGTATCAGAAGGCGCTGCCACTTCGCAGCGGTATGTGGCAGTGTCCATCCGGGTGGTGTTTTTTATCACCAGCGATGTCCGGCTCAGAATTTCTGCACGAGTTGCGAAGTCTCCTgatacagaggaaagaaagaggaaaaaaaatcagggtaGTCACAGAGTAATTTTAGGCACCTGAATTAAGTGGTTGATCTTGGACTCTTTCTGGAGTCCAGAGAACCACCTAAAAGGAACTTGATGCTTGAAAGCCAAGAGCCTTCCTCTCACCAGTGACCACGAAGGAAACAAATACTGCTAACCATGTAAGAGGATGAACCGCTCCAAATCTCAAAAACGGTGGCAAAATCAAACTTCCAAGACAGCCTCAGGTCTTGTCTCCTTTGGAAGATTCCTTTGGATGTGGCTGTTGGTCCCATCTAAAGTGCTGCAGTAATCCCAGATGGAGTCAAGCCCTACTGGCAGTCCGAGTTTCACCATCAAGCCCAAGGGTCTGCTCTAATCACACGCTCCCAGGATGCTGCAAAGCACCGCTCTGCCTCAGCAGCACGCACCGACAGCTCAAGCCAGAGATCCCTTCTGCTCAGGTGGAGCCCTCAGGTGTCATATGGAAAGACGGGAGGGGGGAGTGTCTGGTCCTGAGAGCTCAGACACCCAGCGACTGTGTGGGACCAAcaggtgctggaggagggaagCTGCGGCATTCGCTTTCTTACACAAGCAGTATCTCCTACCTAGGATCTTACTCCAGCTTTTTGTGGCTCACTACTGTGAGCTGTCAATAACGAGGGCAGAGAGCAAAGAACATGCTGCTCCCTCTCCATCCTACATTTCGACTGACGAACTCTAGttccagaagaaagcagcaagacaGCCACAGGTCCTGCCTTTTTACAGACCTGTTTGTTCTcagttgtattttttctgaggCTGTTTTGGAAGTCTTAAGAACAATGAGTTCATACCCTGCATTTTGTTGTCAAAAAATACATAAGAGGTTTCGCCATCTCGGATTTTCTTCCACTCGATTCTGGGATCTGGTGTTACGGTGGATTTAATAATGCAGGACAGCTCAACACCTAGTAggagaaataaaggaaatacagattAATAGGAAGCAGCTgtatttttgctctgctttaAGCAGCCTTGTGCAGTGTTTTAGTAGGAGATGCTGCCCACAAAGCAAAGCCCTTCTCTTTCATCTGCCTCACAAACAGAAACACCGCTGGGTTCCAGGAGCTATTGGGGAAGGTGGATTTTGGCCAGCAAAAATAATAGTCGAACAGATATCAACTATGGAGAGAAATGAACACGCTGTTCTCTACAGGCTCTAACTTAGGACAAACAAGACCTTATGACAGGGTGAGTCCACAGCAGTGTCTTGCTGCTAAT
This DNA window, taken from Falco cherrug isolate bFalChe1 chromosome 17, bFalChe1.pri, whole genome shotgun sequence, encodes the following:
- the JAM3 gene encoding junctional adhesion molecule C, producing the protein MALRRPALLLLLPLLGCRLLAVELTSSNTKPVVQEFQSVELSCIIKSTVTPDPRIEWKKIRDGETSYVFFDNKMQGDFATRAEILSRTSLVIKNTTRMDTATYRCEVAAPSDTKTIDEINIQLTVQVKPMTPRCTVPKAVPVGKTASLHCHENEGYPKSTYSWYRNSEPLSPDTKSNAKFQNSSYTLNPTTGTLVFHAVHKGDTGRYSCIATNDAGFAKCEEQEMEVYDLNIGGIIGGVLVVVAVLVLITLGICCAYRRGYFANSKESAESYKTPAKPDGVNYIRTDDEGDFRHKSSFVI